A portion of the Maridesulfovibrio frigidus DSM 17176 genome contains these proteins:
- a CDS encoding tyrosine-type recombinase/integrase — MIRIKTRYIGVYHRESDTRRFRGKPDICYEITYKLKNRKKIWEKIGWKSEGFSAVMANNLRSERLVKIKTGTVSVIINITYAKAWQNYCDRHLTEGKSKATDIYRHNKHIENTLGHFRLDQITPDILQTFMNRLSDTLSPQSVKHVLAQVRRVINKAIKWGHWDGVNPVTRITMPTINNSRTRYFTPNEAAQVLEELQYRSPQTHSMATVSLHTGMRFGEIAAIRWADVNFDAGTISIFDAKTGDRHALMTDTVKKMLSDMPNKVPSDYLFFSRKGDKIKAASPTFERVVNELGLNADITDRRQKIVFHSLRHTYASWMATKGIPLYVIAELLGHSTLEMASRYAHLCPDQKREASNMVQEVFNSAGQ; from the coding sequence ATGATCCGTATTAAGACAAGATATATTGGCGTTTATCATAGAGAATCTGACACTCGTAGGTTCAGAGGAAAGCCTGACATTTGCTATGAGATAACCTACAAGCTTAAGAACCGCAAAAAGATATGGGAAAAGATCGGCTGGAAAAGTGAAGGCTTTTCCGCTGTCATGGCCAACAACCTGCGCAGTGAGCGTTTGGTGAAAATTAAGACCGGAACTGTCTCGGTTATCATCAACATTACATATGCAAAAGCATGGCAAAATTATTGCGATAGACATTTGACCGAAGGAAAATCTAAGGCCACCGACATATACCGTCATAACAAGCATATTGAAAACACTCTCGGACACTTCAGGCTGGATCAAATAACACCGGACATTCTCCAAACCTTCATGAATCGTTTGTCGGACACACTCAGTCCGCAGAGTGTTAAACATGTCCTTGCCCAGGTCAGAAGAGTCATCAACAAGGCCATTAAGTGGGGCCACTGGGACGGAGTAAACCCTGTCACTAGAATCACAATGCCCACTATCAATAATAGTAGAACACGATACTTCACACCTAATGAAGCAGCTCAAGTGCTTGAAGAGCTCCAATACCGCAGCCCTCAAACACATTCCATGGCCACCGTCAGCCTCCACACCGGGATGAGATTCGGAGAGATCGCAGCTATTCGCTGGGCAGATGTAAATTTTGATGCCGGAACCATCTCTATTTTTGACGCCAAAACAGGTGATAGACACGCCTTGATGACTGACACCGTTAAGAAAATGCTTTCTGATATGCCCAACAAAGTTCCAAGCGATTACCTTTTCTTTTCTAGAAAAGGCGACAAGATAAAAGCAGCCAGCCCCACCTTTGAGCGAGTTGTAAATGAACTCGGGCTTAATGCCGACATAACTGATCGACGCCAAAAAATTGTATTTCATTCTCTTAGACACACCTACGCCTCCTGGATGGCAACTAAAGGAATCCCGCTTTATGTTATCGCAGAACTGCTTGGCCACAGTACTTTAGAAATGGCCAGCCGCTATGCTCACCTCTGCCCTGACCAAAAACGAGAAGCCTCAAACATGGTGCAGGAAGTTTTCAACTCGGCTGGTCAATAG
- a CDS encoding OapC/ArvC family zinc-ribbon domain-containing protein, whose translation MSELKIIDLFIICHECRKVFTGKNITLNTPCPDCGTTDFAYIKAEGIVDAVENEMALEAILAHSNCAVVHEVANVMGYSESGGRDSRNNDSHLKNLKEWLEDQE comes from the coding sequence ATGTCAGAATTAAAAATCATAGATTTGTTCATCATCTGTCACGAATGCCGCAAGGTTTTCACTGGCAAAAATATAACCCTCAACACCCCTTGCCCTGATTGCGGAACAACCGACTTCGCATACATCAAAGCTGAAGGCATTGTGGATGCCGTTGAAAACGAAATGGCCCTTGAAGCTATCCTTGCTCACTCAAACTGTGCCGTAGTTCACGAAGTTGCAAATGTAATGGGCTACTCGGAATCCGGCGGCAGAGATTCGCGTAATAACGACAGCCATTTGAAAAACCTGAAAGAATGGCTTGAAGATCAGGAGTAA
- a CDS encoding helix-turn-helix domain-containing protein: MGKEEFEAELSKLCEKHLAPVSSGFPQEMQSVLREVVGENMKPVFEMEFLKRKENLNTNEVALLYGESAASLRKLRGEGRGPMYTRRGSKILYRKSDLEKFYTSGLVRTIDQPS; this comes from the coding sequence ATGGGCAAAGAAGAATTTGAAGCAGAGCTGTCTAAGCTATGTGAAAAACATTTAGCACCAGTCTCTTCCGGATTCCCGCAGGAAATGCAAAGTGTGCTGCGCGAAGTTGTGGGCGAAAATATGAAGCCGGTGTTTGAAATGGAATTCCTTAAGCGTAAAGAAAACCTGAATACTAATGAAGTTGCTCTTCTTTATGGTGAAAGTGCGGCTTCATTACGAAAGCTCAGGGGAGAAGGGCGTGGGCCTATGTATACTAGAAGGGGCAGTAAAATATTGTATAGAAAGTCAGATCTGGAGAAATTTTACACTTCGGGTTTGGTTAGAACTATTGACCAGCCGAGTTGA
- a CDS encoding tyrosine-type recombinase/integrase, protein MSELSATPTLSISLHSLTTRHLEAQVAKGISESWFQDKKLVLKELLNASGVKPFQPAVNLEHETVRKFLDKIATLKTGHRANRYRRHILRMWSWGKTARLISGECPWDVEKYKEVRNPRYIPSEDDFWKVYEIADQVPDGSSHRTGVYNSEPHRKTILLTFLHTAARKSEIFDLKKEDLDLSARKIRLWTAKRDGGVEYDWVPMTGILHDELEKHLARQKLEFPFTDYVFVNPATGLNYSSVSKMMERLCKRAGVKHFGFHAIRHLTASILDSKMVPMADIQAILRHKSMEVTAKYVHSIRGARVELDKVFGTGKVIQFEDIKKAPAKAEA, encoded by the coding sequence TTGAGCGAATTATCAGCGACCCCGACCCTTTCAATCTCATTACACAGTCTCACCACCAGACACCTTGAAGCACAAGTAGCCAAAGGAATCAGCGAAAGTTGGTTTCAGGATAAAAAGCTTGTGCTTAAGGAACTTCTAAACGCTTCTGGTGTAAAGCCCTTTCAACCTGCGGTTAATCTTGAACACGAAACCGTCCGCAAATTCCTTGATAAAATTGCCACGCTAAAAACGGGGCATAGGGCCAACAGATACCGCCGCCATATTCTTAGAATGTGGTCATGGGGCAAGACGGCCCGACTTATATCCGGCGAGTGCCCTTGGGATGTTGAGAAATACAAAGAAGTGCGGAACCCTCGTTATATCCCTTCTGAAGACGACTTCTGGAAGGTGTACGAAATAGCTGATCAGGTTCCGGACGGTTCAAGCCACAGAACAGGTGTTTACAATTCTGAGCCGCACCGTAAAACGATCCTGCTTACATTCCTTCATACAGCCGCCAGAAAATCAGAGATATTTGATCTCAAAAAAGAAGACCTCGACTTATCAGCCCGTAAAATACGTTTATGGACTGCCAAGCGTGACGGCGGCGTGGAATATGATTGGGTTCCAATGACTGGAATTCTGCACGATGAGCTTGAAAAGCACCTTGCCCGGCAAAAGCTTGAATTCCCATTCACGGATTACGTGTTCGTGAACCCTGCAACCGGACTCAATTATTCCAGCGTAAGCAAAATGATGGAAAGATTGTGTAAACGGGCTGGAGTAAAGCATTTTGGCTTCCACGCTATCCGACACCTCACCGCGTCGATTCTAGATAGCAAGATGGTGCCTATGGCTGATATTCAGGCCATACTACGGCACAAGTCTATGGAAGTGACCGCAAAGTACGTTCATTCCATAAGAGGCGCGCGCGTTGAGCTGGATAAGGTGTTTGGAACAGGCAAAGTGATTCAGTTTGAGGACATAAAAAAAGCCCCCGCAAAAGCGGAGGCTTGA